In the genome of Vicia villosa cultivar HV-30 ecotype Madison, WI linkage group LG7, Vvil1.0, whole genome shotgun sequence, one region contains:
- the LOC131616311 gene encoding glucose-6-phosphate 1-dehydrogenase, chloroplastic-like: MASVLGNASTIVTSYAFRNEPQLCSKFSGSSCSSTLWLSCIGLHGNKGRKRSQIRSSNGHPLNAVSSHDGLAGSSLAKEDGQPQQVEESFSFSDSESTGSNLSITVVGASGDLAKKKIFPALFALFYEGCLPENFIVFGYARTKMTDEELRNMISQTLTCRIDQRANCADKMDQFLKRCFYHSGLYNSEDHFLDLDSKLREKEGGRVSNRLFYLSIPPNIFVDVVRCASLKASSKNGWTRVIVEKPFGRDSESSSELTRSLKQYLTEDQIFRIDHYLGKELVENLSVLRFSNLVFEPLWSRDYIRNVQVIFSEDFGTEGRGGYFDNYGIIRDIMQNHLVQILALFAMEPPVSLDAEDIRNEKVKVLRSMKPILLEDVVVGQYKGHSKGGRSHPAYIDDPTVPKGSLTPTFAAAALFIGNARWDGVPFLMKAGKALHTKGAEIRVQFRHVPGNLYKRNFGTDLDKATNELVLRVQPDEAIYLKINNKVPGLGMRLDRSDLNLLYSSRYPVEIPDAYERLLLDAIEGERRLFIRSDELDAAWALFTPLLKEIEDKKIAPELYPYGSRGPVGAHYLAARHNVRWGDLGGDD, encoded by the exons ATGGCAAGTGTTCTAGGTAATGCTTCAACCATTGTTACTTCTTATGCATTCAGGAATGAACCACAACTATGTAGTAAATTCTCTGGAAGCAGTTGTTCCTCTACCCTGTGGCTTTCTTGCATTGGCCTCCATGGAAACAAGGGTAGAAAACGTTCTCAGATCAGATCCTCAAATGGGCATCCTTTGAATGCTGTTTCTTCTCATGATG GTTTAGCTGGAAGTTCATTGGCCAAAGAAGATGGCCAGCCTCAACAAGTTGAAGAATCATTTTCCTTTTCAGACTCTGAATCCACAGGATCAAACCTTAGTATAACTGTTGTTGGAGCTTCTGGAGACCTTGCCAAAAAGAAGATTTTTCCAGCACTCTTTGCTCTTTTTTATGAAGGTTGCCTACCTGAG AATTTTATTGTGTTTGGATATGCTCGGACTAAGATGACCGATGAAGAGTTAAGGAACATGATTAGCCAGACCTTAACATGCAGAATTGACCAGAG GGCAAATTGTGCAGATAAAATGGATCAATTCTTGAAAAGATGCTTTTACCATTCTGGTCTGTACAATTCTGAGGACCACTTTCTAGATTTGGATTCCAAGCTGAGAGAGAAAGAG GGTGGAAGAGTTTCAAACAGGTTGTTTTATTTGTCAATACCTCCAAACATATTTGTGGATGTGGTAAGATGTGCTAGCCTCAAAGCCTCTTCAAAAAATGGCTGGACAAGGGTTATTGTTGAAAAGCCATTTGGCCGTGATTCAGAATCATCTAGCGAACTAACAAGAAGTTTGAAGCAGTACCTCACTGAAGACCAAATATTCAG GATCGACCATTACTTAGGTAAGGAGCTTGTGGAGAATCTCTCTGTACTTCGTTTTTCAAATCTTGTTTTTGAGCCTCTATGGTCCCGGGATTACATTCGCAATGTACAGGTGATATTTTCTGAAGATTTTGGAACAGAAGGAAGAGGGGG TTATTTTGATAACTATGGGATCATTCGTGATATAATGCAAAATCACCTTGTGCAAATACTAGCACTGTTTGCAATGGAACCACCTGTCAGCTTGGATGCTGAGGACATCAGAAATGAAAAG GTCAAGGTTCTgagatcaatgaaaccaatactTCTTGAAGATGTTGTAGTTGGTCAATATAAGGGCCACAGCAAGGGTGGTAGATCACATCCTGCTTATATAGATGACCCGACGGTTCCAAAGGGTAGTCTTACTCCAACATTTGCTGCAGCTGCTCTTTTTATTGGCAATGCCAGATGGGATGGAGTTCCTTTTCTCATGAAAGCTGGCAAAGCTCTTCATACTAAAGG TGCAGAAATCAGAGTGCAATTCAGACACGTCCCGGGTAACTTGTACAAGCGGAACTTTGGAACTGACCTGGACAAAGCTACAAATGAGCTTGTTCTTCGTGTACAACCTGATGAAGCTATATATTTGAAGATCAACAATAAAGTCCCTGGTCTCGGAATGAGATTAGACAGAAGTGACCTGAATTTGCTTTACAGTTCAAG GTATCCAGTAGAAATACCAGATGCATATGAAAGGTTACTTTTAGATGCTATTGAAGGTGAACGGAGGCTATTCATTCGAAGCGATGAACTCGATGCAGCTTGGGCACTATTCACTCCTCTGCTAAAAGaaattgaagacaagaagattgCTCCAGAGCTCTATCCTTATGGTAGCCGAGGACCAGTTGGAGCACATTACCTTGCTGCAAGGCACAATGTAAGATGGGGAGATCTTGGTGGAGATGATTGA
- the LOC131616312 gene encoding pentatricopeptide repeat-containing protein At4g26680, mitochondrial encodes MKTNIRFHQFSTSTSIHSHHNNQTFPKKTYLPIPHRTIPQPKGQDLDFINVCHSHLIHSQWEKLNPLSKTLTPFRIQHILLKLQNDHVLSLKFFNWVHTQNPNSHTLHTHSFLLHILTKNRNFKTAQSIFSRIITDPNLFESLLHSYRLCNSSPLVFDALFKTFAHMNKLRNATDTFVRMKDYGFFPTIESCNAFMSSMLYLKRPELVLSFYRQMRKSSISPNVYTLNMVVSACCKLGELNKGYEILEKMKDMGLSPNVVTFNALISGYCNKGLLGLALKVKTLMMGNNGVLPNVVTFNTLINGFCKEGKMHEASRVFSEMKLANVAPNVVTYNTLINGFGQVGNSEMGVMLFEEMEKSKVKADILTYNGLILGLCKEGKTKKAAYMVKELDKENLVPNASTFSALIAGQCVRKNSERAFLVYRSMVRSGFSPDENTFGMLVSAFCKNEDFDGAVQVLRDMLDRFMTPGSSILSEVCNGLCKCGRKQFALMLCSEMEAKRLLPQGFDREKMVITSHDREKIVITSQENETSI; translated from the coding sequence ATGAAAACAAACATTCGATTTCACCAATTTTCTACTTCAACATCAATCCATTCCCACCACAATAACCAAACATTCCCAAAAAAAACATACCTACCTATACCTCACCGAACAATTCCACAACCAAAAGGACAAGACCTAGATTTCATCAACGTTTGTCACAGTCACCTAATCCACTCTCAATGGGAAAAACTCAACCCTTTATCAAAAACCCTAACCCCATTCAGAATCCAACACATTCTCCTTAAACTCCAAAACGACCACGTTCTATCTCTCAAATTCTTCAACTGGGTTCAtacccaaaaccctaattctcacACCCTTCATACCCATTCATTCCTCCTTCACATTCTCACCAAAAATCGAAACTTTAAAACAGCCCAATCAATTTTCAGTAGAATCATCACCGATCCTAATCTCTTTGAATCATTGCTTCATTCATACCGTCTCTGCAATTCTTCACCCCTTGTTTTTGATGCTCTTTTCAAGACATTTGCTCACATGAACAAGCTGAGAAATGCCACTGATACTTTTGTTAGAATGAAGGATTATGGATTCTTTCCAACTATTGAATCTTGCAATGCTTTTATGAGTTCAATGCTTTACCTTAAAAGACCTGAATTGGTTTTGTCATTTTATCGTCAAATGCGGAAAAGTTCGATTTCGCCTAATGTTTACACCTTGAATATGGTTGTTTCTGCTTGTTGTAAATTAGGGGAATTGAATAAAGGTTATGagattttggagaagatgaaggatATGGGGTTGAGTCCTAATGTTGTTACTTTCAATGCTTTGATTTCTGGTTATTGTAATAAGGGTTTACTTGGTTTGGCATTAAAGGTTAAAACTTTGATGATGGGGAATAATGGGGTGTTACCAAATGTGGTTACTTTTAACACTCTTATTAATGGGTTTTGTAAAGAGGGGAAAATGCATGAAGCTAGTAGGGTTTTTAGTGAGATGAAGTTGGCTAATGTGGCTCCTAATGTTGTGACATATAACACTTTGATTAATGGGTTTGGTCAAGTTGGTAATAGTGAAATGGGGGTTATGCTTTTTGAGGAGATGGAGAAGAGTAAGGTGAAAGCTGATATTTTGACTTATAATGGTTTGATTTTGGGGCTTTGTAAAGAAGGGAAGACTAAAAAGGCTGCTTATATGGTTAAGGAGCTTGATAAGGAGAATTTGGTGCCAAATGCTTCTACCTTTTCTGCTCTTATTGCTGGACAGTGTGTTAGGAAGAATTCTGAGCGTGCTTTTCTGGTTTATAGAAGCATGGTGAGAAGTGGTTTTAGTCCAGATGAGAATACTTTCGGGATGTTGGTGTCGGCTTTTTGTAAGAATGAAGATTTTGATGGAGCTGTGCAAGTTTTGAGGGACATGTTGGATAGATTCATGACTCCTGGTTCTAGTATTTTGTCTGAGGTTTGTAATGGACTTTGCAAGTGTGGGAGAAAACAGTTTGCATTGATGTTGTGTAGTGAGATGGAAGCTAAGCGTTTATTGCCACAAGGTTTTGACAGagagaaaatggtcatcactagTCATGACAGAGAGAAAATAGTCATCACTAGTCAAGAAAATGAGACAAGCATTTGA